A part of Aspergillus flavus chromosome 1, complete sequence genomic DNA contains:
- a CDS encoding uncharacterized protein (expressed protein) has translation MRLFSLLTASTLALFVSPSFANSPLGTVIIKTSNSESAHFVHPYQCVTVYPDIQDKPVSRIEISPYRPDSGIECTFYKDLQCHSSHSHSYTLHEGSHTFKRRFLVSSFKCVESGRDDEFW, from the exons ATGcgtctcttctctcttctcacCGCTTCCACCCTTGCACTCTTCGTAAGCCCTAGCTTTGCAAACAGTCCTCTTGGAACA GTGATTATAAAGACATCCAATTCAGAGTCTGCGCATTTTGTTCACCCTTATCAGTGTGTTACGGTATACCCGGA CATACAGGACAAGCCCGTAAGCCGTATAGAAATTTCGCCATACAGACCTGATTCTGGGATTGAATGTACCTTTTATAA GGACCTTCAATGCCATTCAAGCCACTCTCATTCTTACACTCTGCACGAGGGCAGCCATACCTTCAAGCGTCGCTTCCTCGTTTCTAGTTTCAAGTGCGTGGAGTCGGGCAGAGATGATGAATTTTGGTGA
- a CDS encoding lipase/esterase: MSRTIDTTSQSHTSTEMDQYKTKEDVLKLGIVDPELEEVLQHSPPPSIDFSSPIEELRQLVSAMEKTAYDSCPRFDTQETVIDITMRDGYQSNLHITKPGNSTGANPVVVLIFGGAFVMGTNIQSIIWARTIAALYGATVVQPSYRLAPEHKFPTAPNDIWDSVQWIAANESALDADLTKGFVIGGGSAGGNLSIVTAHRAVKEKLSPPITGVLASIPVCMSQETVPEKYKHLWVSRGQNGNAPGNPGLDSKSIGGYEALYQQDFLSEDFSPFCSIVPFSAIPRTYVQVAGLDILRDDGIVYAKVLEDNGVEVKLDAYPGMPHGHFNLWPHLKQSIKSQEDTVWHFGWLLGCQVPREKVEEIVAMTRI; the protein is encoded by the exons ATGAGCCGCACCATCGACACTACAAGCCAAAGCCATACAAGTACAGAAATGGATCAATATAAAACGAAAGAGGATGTCCTCAAGTTAGGCATCGTCGACCCCGAGCTCGAAGAA GTTCTTCAACACAGCCCACCCCCTTCAATAGACTTTTCATCACCGATTGAGGAACTGCGCCAATTAGTGTCAGCAATGGAGAAGACAGCATACGATTCCTGTCCAAGATTCGACACCCAGGAAACCGTGATCGATATCACAATGCGTGATGGATACCAGAGCAATCTTCACATTACCAAGCCAGGCAACTCGACTGGGGCAAATCCCGTGGTCGTTCTTATATTCGGCGGAGCTTTTGTGATGGGCACAAACATCCAATCGATTATCTGGGCCCGCACGATCGCGGCTTTGTATGGTGCTACTGTGGTTCAACCCTCATATCGCCTAGCACCGGAGCACAAATTCCCGACAGCCCCGAATGACATATGGGACAGTGTGCAGTGGATCGCTGCCAACGAGTCGGCGCTTGATGCAGACCTAACGAAAGGATTTGTCATCGGCGGTGGATCAGCAGGCGGAAACCTTTCCATTGTCACAGCACATCGTGCAGTGAAAGAGAAGCTGTCTCCGCCTATCACGGGTGTTTTGGCTAGTATCCCAGTATGTATGAGCCAGGAGACTGTGCCGGAGAAATACAAGCACCTTTGGGTATCTCGTGGGCAAAATGGAAATGCTCCTGGAAATCCCGGTCTGGATTCGAAGTCGATTGGAGGATATGAGGCTCTCTACCAGCAGGATTTCTTGTCCGAGGACTTTTCGCCCTTTTGCTCGATAGTACCATTCTCTGCCATCCCACGAACGTATGTTCAGGTCGCAGGGCTGGATATTCTCCGCGATGACGGCATTGTGTATGCAAAGGTTCTGGAGGACAATGGCGTTGAGGTGAAGTTGGATGCTTATCCTGGCATGCCACACGGTCATTTTAATTTATGGCCACATTTGAAGCAGTCAATCAAGTCTCAAGAGGATACTGTCTGGCATTTTGGATGGCTTCTGGGTTGTCAGGTGCCCAGGGAAAAGGTGGAAGAAATTGTAGCTATGACTCGGATATGA
- a CDS encoding putative oxidoreductase (dehydrogenase with different specificitie) codes for MQSNIPSSSIPALPEGKTKAMDSVKGKVYAVTGLAGIGLAVAKQLYSYGARLSLADIDEAALSSAFAQLNSDAENVLTTKVDVGSSASVDAWVEATVQHFGRLDGAANMAGMIGKKHGTGRLTEQDDEEWDRLLRVNLTGTMYCVRAQVRSISATSGKGSIVNATSIQGVRGFGLHVAYSASKHGVVGLTKSVAKEVGPEIRVNAVAPGSIQTPLLDKSIVIQGGYTQPPTIIPRTGTADEVAQSVLFLLSDAASFTTGTVLQVDGGWDP; via the exons ATGCAAAGCAACatcccctcttcctccatccCAGCACTCCCAGAAGGTAAAACCAAAGCAATGGACTCAGTAAAAGGAAAAGTCTACGCCGTAACCGGCCTAGCAGGTATTGGTCTCGCCGTCGCAAAACAACTCTACAGCTACGGCGCACGCCTCTCCTTAGCCGACATCGACGAAGCGGCCCTTTCATCCGCCTTTGCGCAACTCAATTCTGACGCCGAGAATGTCCTCACCACAAAGGTTGACGTGGGGTCTTCGGCGTCCGTGGATGCATGGGTTGAGGCTACTGTTCAGCACTTCGGGCGACTAGACGGTGCTGCTAATATGGCGGGGATGATCGGGAAGAAACATGGAACAGGGAGATTGACGGAgcaagatgatgaggagtGGGATCGGTTGTTGAGGGTGAATTTGACGGGGACGATGTATTGTGTGCGGGCGCAGGTGAGGAGTATTTCTGCGACTTCGGGGAAGGGGAGTATTGTCAATGCGACGAGTATACAGGGGGTGAGGGGATTTGGATTGCATGTTGCTTATTCGGCGTCGAAACATGGGGTTGTTGGGTTGACGAAGAGTGTCGCGAAGGAGGTTGGTCCGGAGATCAGGGTTAATGCTGTTGCGCC GGGATCTATTCAGACACCGTTGCTGGACAAGTCTATTGTTATTCAAGGTGGTTATACTCAGCCCCCGACGATTATTCCTCGCACTGGGACGGCGGACGAAGTTGCTCAGTCGGTGTTGTTCCTACTCAGTGACGCAGCCTCGTTTACCACTGGTACGGTTCTTCAGGTGGACGGTGGCTGGGATCCATAA
- a CDS encoding beta-xylosidase — MLRNYIISLACLLGMVQAAPSDNSKPAHPPNVFSKTEKFPLPNQGHLNVHDPNILQHDNNFYLFKGGIQVPIFRSSNLSGPWTEIGTVLDGPTIIEKQNRTRPWAPTTVEWKGKFYCFYTVSKDGVRNSAIGVASTDSIENGSWTDHGGLIYTEKGPLAHIWPYTVSNAIDASFIVDQQTQQPYLLYGSYWHGIFQVPLADDLLSVKNPEKPDAKNLVYLPDGMPKPDEGSFMSYKDPYYYVWFSHGKCCHFNKGFPSMGQEYSIRVGRSKDVRGPFVDKHGKDLAEGGGTTVYDSNHGIVYAPGGIGVLPATTTDPDILYYHYLNTSVGFLHGDALLGWNYLDYEDGWPVARGSKNFASTVHPNYSFTVLVILCMCCLALILLPARFTGQKLILLSVFLVATGFLWLHG, encoded by the exons ATGCTTCGCAATTATATCATATCTTTAGCCTGCCTGCTGGGCATGGTGCAGGCGGCACCCTCGGATAACTCTAAACCCGCTCACCCCCCTAATGTTTTTTCAAAAACGGAAAAGTTTCCCTTGCCAAATCAAGGCCACCTGAACGTCCATGACCCCAATATCTTGCAGCACGACAATAATTTCTACCTATTCAAAGGAGGGATCCAAGTCCCCATATTTAGATCATCTAACCTGTCAGGGCCCTGGACAGAGATTGGCACAGTCCTAGACGGTCCCACAATCATTGAGAAACAGAACCGGACGCGTCCCTGGGCTCCAACGACGGTGgaatggaaagggaaattcTATTGTTTCTATACCGTCAGCAAGGATGGAGTTCGCAATAGTGCTATCGGCGTTGCAAGTACAGACTCGATCGAAAATGGCTCTTGGACAGACCATGGGGGTCTGATCTATACTGAAAAAGGGCCGTTAGCCCATATTTGGCCATATACGGTATCCAATGCCATTGATGCCTCGTTTATAGTAGACCAGCAAACGCAACAGCCGTACCTGCTATATGGGAGTTACTGGCATGGCATTTTCCAAGTGCCCCTTGCCGATGACTTATTGTCCGTCAAGAACCCCGAGAAGCCAGATGCGAAGAACTTGGTATATTTACCAGACGGAATGCCAAAACCGGATGAAGGGTCTTTCATGAGCTACAAGGATCCCTATTATTATGTGTGGTTTAGTCATGGGAAATGCTGTCATTTTAATAAAGGTTTCCCATCTATGGGTCAGGAGTACAGTATCCGTGTCGGAAGGTCGAAGGATGTGCGAGGTCCGTTTGTGGACAAGCACGGAAAGGACCTGGCGGAGGGAGGCGGCACCACAGTCTACGACTCGAACCATGGAATCGTCTATGCTCCTGGTGGAATTGGGGTGCTGCCTGCCACTACCACGGATCCAGACATTTTGTATTATCATTATC TTAACACAAGTGTCGGATTCTTGCATGGC GATGCCTTACTGGGTTGGAACTATCTCGACTACGAGGATGGCTGGCCTGTAGCAAG AGGATCGAAGAACTTTGCGTCAACTGTTCACCCGAACTACAGCTTCACCGTGCTCGTCATATTGTGTATGTGTTGCTTGGCTTTGATTTTACTTCCAGCTCGCTTTACAGGTCAGAAACTCATCTTACTATCTGTATTCTTAGTTGCGACAGGTTTTCTGTGGCTTCACGGGTGA